The following is a genomic window from Methanothermobacter tenebrarum.
TTATCAACCACTATTATAGCCCCATCCAAGCCGATTGATATTATCTCTAACATGAACCTGAACCTTTCATGGCCTGGTGTGGCGAAAAGATGTATTTTTTCACCATCTATTGTCATGTTACCATAATCAAGGGCTACCGTAATCCCATTGTATTCAATCTTCACAGTCTTTTCACATAACCTTTCGAGGGTTGTTGTCTTCCCAGAATCATAATCCCCGAATATTACAATCTTTTTACCCATTTTCGAACACCTCTAATCTGCAACCCAAGTCTAATAGAATGTTGATAAAATCTGGAAATGATACTTTATATGCTTCAGCGTCCTTTATCTTCAAACCTGCCTTGAGGCCTATGAGTGTGAATGCCATTACAAGACGATGATCACCATGGGAATATACTGTACCCTCCTTTATCCTGCCACCTTTTATGATCATACCATCTCTTTTCTCCTCTACTGGCACTCCCAAGCGTGAAAGTTCCATTGTACAAGTTTTTATCCTGTCGGTCTCCTTGAAACGGGCATGTTCCACTCCATGTATCCTGGTCGTGCCCTCTGCGAGGGCTCCGAGGACGGCTACTGTAGGTAGTAGATCTGGACTATCATGTAAGTCGACTTCCACACCCTGTAGTCTGCCATCACATTCTATTGTAACACTCTCTTGTCTTCTGTGGATGGTGACCCCCATATCTTCTAGAATGTCCAATATTATCTTATCGCCTTGTTTCGAGTCCCTTGGGAGGTTTTTGATTGTGAGTTCACCGCCAACGGCAGCTACAGCACCTAAGAGATATGATGCAGATGAATAATCACCCTCCACTTGATAATTTCTGCCAGTGTACTTTCCTGGTTCCACATGGAATATTCTCTTTTGTGGGTTAAATTCTACCCTTGCATTAAATTTTCTCATAACATCTACTGTCATGTCCACGTATGGTTTTGATATGAAATCTCCCTCAATTTTAAGTTCTATGCCATGCTCTGATAATGGTGCCGCTATAAGTATGGATGATATGAATTGTGAGCTCACACTGCCAGATATGATTGTCTTGCCGCCCTTGAATCCTCCTTTCACTATGATTGGTGGTCTGCCATTCATCCTAGATGATACTGCCTCAACCCCAAGTGGTCTGAGGGCGTCCAGGAGATCTTGCATTGGACGTGAACGAAGAGACTCGTCACCAGTGAGTATAGTGTAATTTTCTGCCAATCCAGCGACTGAAGTTAATATACGCAAGCTTGTACCAGAATTTCTAAGATCTAGGACGTCATCTGGAGTGCTTGGCTTCCCATCCACGCCTTCTATTATCCATTTTCCTTTTTTCTTTTCTATTTTGGCCCCGAATTTTTTGCAAGCATGGGCTGAGGCTAGGGTATCCTCGGCTTCTAGTGGATTGTATAGTGTTGATGTGCCCTTTGCAAGTGATGCTATTATGATGCTGCGATGGGTGTAACTTTTGGATGGTGGCGCGTCCACCATACCATAAATCTTGGGGGATTTTCGGATTTTAAGCTCCATATATGGTCACGGTACAATCTCTAATATTATGTCATCTAAGTGTATTACCTCTACTTTTTCTCCTGTGGCGCCGAGCGCCTCTTTTTTAATCTTGAAGTATTCTCTTGTTAATTTGTGGCCTTTGACTTCTATCATCCCATCAGTTTCTAGCCTATTATATATTTCCTGTGGGTCTGTGGATTCTATGAATGATAGTATCTTGGGGACTTCGGCTTTGAACTTGGGGCCTATTTTCTCCATTAATGGTTTGACTTCTTTGATATGTTCTCTTATCCTTGGTTTGCCTATTATGAGCTCTATTTTTTGTATGTTCATTGTACCTTTGATGTCGTCTAGGTAGTCTTTTATTGTATTGTAGAGGTTTTCTGTTGTGTAGATGTTCACTTTTTCTAGTGGGGCGTTTAATGGTATCCTATTGGATGATTTGAATCTTCTAAGCGCTCCTATGATCTCTACTGCAAGGTCTCCTTTGGCTTCTATTTCATCGTTGATATATTCTTCTTGGACACTCGGCCAACTTTTTGTATGTATTGATCCTGTGGCTATGTGTTGGTGGATCTCCTCTGTGAAATGTGGGGCCATTGGAGCTAATAGTCTTAATGATGTTTCAAGGACCTTGTTTAATGTCCATTGGGCTGCTCTCTTCGACTCGGGATCATCATCTGAATATAGGCGGTATTTGACCGCTTCTATGTATTCGTCACAGAACTGGTGCCAGATGAACATTTGTATACTATTTATGGCTTTTGCGAAATTGTAATCTTCAAGGGCCCTTGTAACTTCTTTTATTAGCCTGTTGAGCTTGGATAGTATCCATTGGTCTAGGGGTTTGGGTTTTCCTTTCACGTTTTCTAAGTGGAAGCTTATGAACCTGAATGCGTTCCAGAATTTCCTGAGGAATTTATAAGCGTATTTCACATCTTTCCAAGCGAATGGGACGTCAGAGCCTGGGACGCTGTTGGAAGCCCATAATCGGAGCGCGTCAGCACCATAATCTTCTATGACTTCCTCTGGTGTTATAACATTGCCCCTGGATTTGCTCATCTTATGCCCGTCCTCGCCGAATACCATACCATTTATTATTATTTCATGGAATGGTTTTTGGCCTGTGAGGGCTTTACATCTTAGTATGGTGTAGAATGCCCATGTTCGTATTATGTCATGTCCTTGGGGTCTTAGAGTTGCTGGGAATAACTTTTTATATTCTGGTTTGGGCCAGCCAGCGACTGCGAGTGGTGATATTGAACTGTCCATCCAAGTGTCTAGTACATCTTCTTCTCCAATGAATTCTTCGCTGCCGCATTCGCATTTGAAGTCTGGTTTGGTCTGGGTGGGGTCTACTGGTAGCATTTCCTCTGTTGCTATGTGTGTTTTGCCACAGTTTTTGCAGTACCATACTGGTATTGGTGTTGCGAATACTCTCTGTCTTGAGATGCACCAGTCCCAGTCCATTGATCCTGTCCAGTTTAGTAGTCTTGCCTTCATATGTTCTGGGATCCACTTCATTTCTTCTGCGGCTTCTATGACATCGTCTATGAGTTTTTTCACCGCAACGAACCATTGTTTTTTGACTAGGATTTCGATGGGTGTTTTGCACCTCCAGCAGACGCCAAGGTTCTGTTTTATCCTTTCTTGTTTTATAAGGTGGCCTTCGGCTTTGAGGTCTTCTATTATCTTCTCTTTACATTCTTTTATGCTAAGGCCACTATATTTGCCCGCTGCTTCTGTCATCTGCCCTTTCTCGTCTATGGCCTCTATTATGTCCAGGTTGTGGCGGTTTACCCATGTTACGTCTGTTTTGTCACCGAAGGTACATATCATGACGGCTCCTGTCCCGAATTCCGGGTCAACGTCCTCGTCTTCTATTATCTTGACCCTGTGGTTGAATATGGGAACCCGAACACTTTTACCCTTCAATTTAGCGTATCTTTCATCCTCGGGGTGTACTGCGACCGCTACACAAGCTGCTAAAAGTTCGGGCCTTGTCGTGGCTATTTCAAGGTAATTTGAATCCTCTTCTAATGGGAATTTTAAATAGTTTAGGTTTGTTTCGTTTTCTATGTATTCCACTTCTGCGAATGCTATGGCTGTTTCGCAGCGCGGACACCAGTTAACTGGGTGCACACCCCTATAGATCAGCCCATCTTTATACATTTTGAGGAATGAGAGTTGTGTTTTTTTCATGTATTCTGGTGTCATTGTAACGAATTCTGTGCTCCAATCCTGGCTAAATCCTAGGCTTTTCATCTGATCTTTCATCCGCTTTATGTTCTTTGTTGTGAGTTTTATGCAGAGTTCCCTGAATTCTTCCCTGGGTATGTCGCTCTTTCTTATATTATAGGTTTCCTCAACCTTCACCTCGGTTGGGAGTCCATGACAATCCCACCCTTGTGGGAATAATACATCATATCCTCTCATCCTTTTGAAGCGGGCGATTATATCCATGTAAACCCAGTTTAGTACGTGGCCCATATGTATGGATCCGGTTGGGTATGGTGGTGGTGTGTCAATTATATACTGGGGTTTTCTCTCATCAGCATGGAACTTGTATATTTTTTGTTCTTCCCATTTCCTTTGCCATTCAGCCTCTCTTCTATGATCATAATCCTTTGGGATTTCACTGTCCATCACATTCCCCCTAATGTGAAAAGTTTATTAGAGAATTAGTCTCCTAATAAATATATCATTAGTCCCATATAGTGGTGAAGTTTGATGGAACTTGTATGGTTTTATATAGCGGTCTTCCTTGCAATAAGTGACGAACTACACACAAGGATACTCTGGAAAACCTTCACGGACTTTTATATAATATTAGCAGGTATTATAAGGGAGGCCGTAAGCTCCAACATACAATTATGGCTCATACACGAAGGCCTGGAGGCATTATTCCATTTCATAATACTCTCAATAGTCTTCCTATCAGTTGAGATAGGATTATTAGCAGCTCTAATACATCTAATAGTAGATGTATATCATCAAATCACAGGAGTTGAACATGGATGGTTATATCACAGGGCTTTGCACTTCACAATAGAATCACTCTTCTTCATCCTAATATTATCATAGTATAGGAGATCCCATATATTAGGATGACCAGATCATTATGCGATGCCCAGGAGGAATGTACAGAAACCCAAAAAGAGGCCGTTAAATACGATGAAGGTCCGCTGCTTATAGTTGCCGGGCCAGGGACGGGTAAAACCCGTGTAATCATCGAGAAAGTGGCCTATCTTATAAAAAAGGAGAATGTGGACCCAGGGAGCATACTTGTCATAACATTCACTGAGAAAGCTGCCGAGGAACTTAAAAATCGTTTAAGAAAATGTGTGGGTTTAGACGTTGAGAGGATGCAAGTTTCCACCATCCATTCATTCTGCAATAGGATCCTGCGCGAATACAGTGAATATCATGATCTTGGCGCTGGCTTCGACATCCTAGACAACGATGACCAGTTAATCTTCATAAGATCCCATTTCTACAAGCTAGGACTCAACAAGTATATTAGAATGGGGGAAGCCCCAGATGTTATAACCTTCTTTAACGAGTGCAGTGAAAACTGCATAGACCCCGAGGAGCTTAAAGAAGCCCTAAAAAGGGAACACCCAGACAATGGCAGATATCATGGCTTCTGCGACTGCTACGCCAAATACCTAGACTTGCTTAAAAAGGAAGGTAAGATTGATTTTCCCGGCCTTCAGAGGAATGCTGTTGAACTTTTGGAATCCAATGAGAAAGTTAAGGAGGATCTGAGAACACGTTTCAAGTATATTCTCATCGACGAGTATCAGGATACTAATCCTATACAGGAGCGTTTATTCGAACTTTTAGCAAGTGGGAATATCTGCGTAGTTGGAGATGAAGACCAGAGCATCTATGGTTTTAGGGGTTCTACAGTAGAGAATATCAGATCCTTCGAGGATAAGTTTAACGCCCATACAATCTTCCTTGATGAGAATTTCAGGTCAAGAGCCGGTATCATAAAGATAGCGGACGAGTTCATGAATAAAAGCCGGTATTATAAGAAGCGTATAAAAGCTAAAAGGAATGGCGGCTATGATGTTATCCTCCTAGAAAGCAGGGATGCGCATGACGAGGCTAGGAGGATTGTTAGACTTTTAAAGAATCTTAAAAGGGATGGTATAATCCCAGATTATGGTCATGTCGCACTACTTTTTAAGAGTGTGAGGTATCATGCGGGTAAAATCATAGGTGAACTTGAAAAGGAGGGCGTGCCCTACACGATCAGAGGCGATGGTTCATTCCTTGACCGTGACGAGATAAAAAGCATCTTATATTTTTTAGGTTATGTTAACCCGCCACGCTACAAGAATTTCAGGCGTTGGGATTGGTGGAACATTTCAATGTTCGATGGAGAATTCTTGGGACTTAGCAGAGAAACCAAGAATGCCCTCAAAGGCTTCGGGAAAACATTCAAGTTGTCATCTCTCCTAGATGAGGAATCATTCAAGGAAGCCGGTATAAAAGAACCCGCTGACATAAAGAAGCTTTTGGGTTTGAACAGGCTCAAAGAGAAGATAAAGAAGGAGCCGATGAGTATCCTTGAAATATTCTACAAGCTACTTGATATTACAGGCTATCTGGGACGTCTCATAGAAGATGATAGCTATGAGAGTAGGGTGAAGCTCCTCAATCTTGCAAAGCTTAGTTCCATAATCAAAAAATATGAAAGGACACACGCAAGGCCTAGTGTCCAAGACTTCATGTGGTATCTCTATCTGCTGCCAAAACACATGCAATATGATGGGGAAACCCTTGATACTCCAGATTCTGTTAAGATAATGACGATACACCAGGCTAAGGGTCTTGAATTTCCTGTTGTGATCATCTGTTCCGTGGTGAATGGAAGATTCCCCAGGCAAGGAGCCGATAACAGGAGTTTCGTTCCCATCCCAGAGCATCTTAAACTTTCCCAGGGAGATGTGGGTGATGAGGAACGTCGCCTATTCTATGTTGCCATGACACGAGCTCAGGACATCCTCATAATATCAACAGCCCAGAGGATCCGCACTAGGAAAGTAGGATATTCACCATTCATAAAAGAGCTTGTAAGGGAATGTGAACTTGAATGGGGTTGTAAAAGGGTTGAAAAGTGTGTTGAAAGGAGTCTTAGAGAGGATAATATCATGACCGTGAACTTCTCATCACTCCACACATATGAAGAGTGCCCATTCAGATATATGATGATCTACCATTATGGTTTCATCTACCCAGAAACTCGCATGCAAGTATATGGGAAAATATTGCACAATTGCCTCGAAATGCTACACAAAAAAATGAAAAAAGGAGAAAAAGTAGATATCAGAGAGATCGTGGAAACCTGCTGGAGAAGCGACAAATTCAAAGAAAAACTCGAAAAACAACTAAAAAACTATTATAATAAAAACAAGGATTATATAAAAAGGGTTATAGCAGTTGAAGAACCATTCTCCATACCAAAGGATGATATCATAATAAGGGGCCGGACAGACCTCATAATAGAAAACAAGGATGGTGAAATTGAACTTGTAGACTTCAAAGCAAGGGAAAAAGCCGGCATAGAATATATGGGCGTGGACTTCCAACTCAGAACCTATGAATATGCACTATCAGATAAATACAAATTCGACAAACTAACAGCATACACCATAAAAGACAATGAAAGAACAAGCTTCAAACCAGACCCAGAACATCGAATAAAAAACAAAATAGAAAACATAGTAGACTCCATAAAAAATGAAAAATTCAAACCAAAGGAAAATTATTTCTGCAAATTCTGCATATTCCAAAGCCTATGCGGGATACAAAATGAGGGGTTAAAATGAAATTTAAAGGATTCTATGATGTTTTAAGGGAAAACCTGGACATGTACCGGGGAGACTATGAACTGATAGTAGACTATGCCCCGGACATCTTCAAACTACTCTCAGACCTCCTAAACGATAAAAGAATCAATGCACGGACACGTATCATGATATGCGCCACCCTAGGATACTTCGTAGCACCCTACGACATCCTACCCGAGGAAATATACGGACCACAAGGTTACATCGACGACATATACCTATCATCACTCATACTAAAAAAGATAGCAGAAGAAACAGGCCAAGAAATCCTAGAAGAATATTGGGATGGTGAAGAAGACCTCAAAAAAGTCATCAAAGAATGTCAAAAACGTTCAAAAGAAATACTAGGCAAAGACACAGAAAAAATACTATCATATGTAGGATTAAAAAACCTCAAATAGGCGAATACAAGTGAAAGAAACAGAAAAAATAGCAGATAAAATCAAAGAAGCCTCCACAGTCAAAGAAGCCGCCAATATAATATACAAAGAACTTAAAAAATTAACAGGGAGCAAATGTTGCTATGTAGCCTACATAGACCCCGAAAATGGTGATAGTGTCGCCATAACATTCACACATGTTACAAGCCAATGCAACTACTATGAAAGCATAAAAGAGGCCAGATTTAAACGTCCAAAAAATGGAAAATATGGAGGATTACTAGGATATTCCATTGACACCGGCAAATCCTTCTTCACAAACGACCCCATGAATCATCCAGCAGTCCATGGAACACCAAAAGGCCATAAACCCATCAAAAGGTTCCTATCAGTGGCCGTGAAAGACAAAAACAGGATATTGGGTCAGATAGTCCTTGGAGATCCTCCAATAGATTATACAATAGAGGATCTTAAAGTTTCAGAGGAAATTGGACAAGCCTACGCAATCATCCTACAAAAATTTTATAATGGGGAAATACCACTAAGATGAGAATACTAATTAGGATTTTTTTCGTCAATTTAAGTTAAGGTAACCCCAAGGCCATACTGGGGGTGCAATTTTCCCTTATTTTAAAGATTTCATAGATTCGGGTTTTAGTTCTTTTTCGATCCATTTTTTGATTTGATCCCGGATTTTGCGGAATGTTTCAATGTCTGAGCCTCGAGGATCTGGGAATTTAACATGAATGTATTTTCTGGCCTCTGGGGGCGTTGGACAAGCATCTTCACATACACTTACTATGATATCAAATTTTTTCCCGTGAAATTCTTCGATACTTTTTGACTTGTGGCCTTCCATGTTTATGCCAATTTCCTCCATGACTTTTACTGTGAGGGGATTTATATCCTTTGGTTCGATCCCAGCACTATAAACCTTATAATATTCACCATACATGTTCCTTAGGAGGGCTTCGGCCATCTGAGACCTTCCAGAATTGTTCTTGCAAATGAAAAGCACTTTTTTCATGGTATAACCTCCTAGATTAAATCCCACTAAAGGAAGTTCGCACAATCTCCAGGGGATGCTTTAGCATTATAAAGTCGTTCCTCTGAAGATTTGAAATTTCAACACCTAGTCACTGTAAATTTTCCATCTTATATAAGTGAAATTATTAAAATAAATTCTTTTTAGGATAGTCCTTCGCTCAATAAAAAAAGGTATGGGTTAGGATGTTCCATTGAAGGACTTTTATAATATTTTAAACTCAAACTTGGGGGATATTATTTCAAAAAAAAGATTATA
Proteins encoded in this region:
- a CDS encoding arsenate reductase ArsC; this translates as MKKVLFICKNNSGRSQMAEALLRNMYGEYYKVYSAGIEPKDINPLTVKVMEEIGINMEGHKSKSIEEFHGKKFDIIVSVCEDACPTPPEARKYIHVKFPDPRGSDIETFRKIRDQIKKWIEKELKPESMKSLK
- a CDS encoding valine--tRNA ligase, translated to MMDSEIPKDYDHRREAEWQRKWEEQKIYKFHADERKPQYIIDTPPPYPTGSIHMGHVLNWVYMDIIARFKRMRGYDVLFPQGWDCHGLPTEVKVEETYNIRKSDIPREEFRELCIKLTTKNIKRMKDQMKSLGFSQDWSTEFVTMTPEYMKKTQLSFLKMYKDGLIYRGVHPVNWCPRCETAIAFAEVEYIENETNLNYLKFPLEEDSNYLEIATTRPELLAACVAVAVHPEDERYAKLKGKSVRVPIFNHRVKIIEDEDVDPEFGTGAVMICTFGDKTDVTWVNRHNLDIIEAIDEKGQMTEAAGKYSGLSIKECKEKIIEDLKAEGHLIKQERIKQNLGVCWRCKTPIEILVKKQWFVAVKKLIDDVIEAAEEMKWIPEHMKARLLNWTGSMDWDWCISRQRVFATPIPVWYCKNCGKTHIATEEMLPVDPTQTKPDFKCECGSEEFIGEEDVLDTWMDSSISPLAVAGWPKPEYKKLFPATLRPQGHDIIRTWAFYTILRCKALTGQKPFHEIIINGMVFGEDGHKMSKSRGNVITPEEVIEDYGADALRLWASNSVPGSDVPFAWKDVKYAYKFLRKFWNAFRFISFHLENVKGKPKPLDQWILSKLNRLIKEVTRALEDYNFAKAINSIQMFIWHQFCDEYIEAVKYRLYSDDDPESKRAAQWTLNKVLETSLRLLAPMAPHFTEEIHQHIATGSIHTKSWPSVQEEYINDEIEAKGDLAVEIIGALRRFKSSNRIPLNAPLEKVNIYTTENLYNTIKDYLDDIKGTMNIQKIELIIGKPRIREHIKEVKPLMEKIGPKFKAEVPKILSFIESTDPQEIYNRLETDGMIEVKGHKLTREYFKIKKEALGATGEKVEVIHLDDIILEIVP
- the aroA gene encoding 3-phosphoshikimate 1-carboxyvinyltransferase, yielding MELKIRKSPKIYGMVDAPPSKSYTHRSIIIASLAKGTSTLYNPLEAEDTLASAHACKKFGAKIEKKKGKWIIEGVDGKPSTPDDVLDLRNSGTSLRILTSVAGLAENYTILTGDESLRSRPMQDLLDALRPLGVEAVSSRMNGRPPIIVKGGFKGGKTIISGSVSSQFISSILIAAPLSEHGIELKIEGDFISKPYVDMTVDVMRKFNARVEFNPQKRIFHVEPGKYTGRNYQVEGDYSSASYLLGAVAAVGGELTIKNLPRDSKQGDKIILDILEDMGVTIHRRQESVTIECDGRLQGVEVDLHDSPDLLPTVAVLGALAEGTTRIHGVEHARFKETDRIKTCTMELSRLGVPVEEKRDGMIIKGGRIKEGTVYSHGDHRLVMAFTLIGLKAGLKIKDAEAYKVSFPDFINILLDLGCRLEVFENG
- a CDS encoding ATP/GTP-binding protein, coding for MGKKIVIFGDYDSGKTTTLERLCEKTVKIEYNGITVALDYGNMTIDGEKIHLFATPGHERFRFMLEIISIGLDGAIIVVDNSRGVTLVEERIMDSLEDEGIPYVVFANKQDLDDSTLKIGRDVDVIPTIATENVGLFEGLKTLLGKIS
- a CDS encoding YkvA family protein, whose amino-acid sequence is MKFKGFYDVLRENLDMYRGDYELIVDYAPDIFKLLSDLLNDKRINARTRIMICATLGYFVAPYDILPEEIYGPQGYIDDIYLSSLILKKIAEETGQEILEEYWDGEEDLKKVIKECQKRSKEILGKDTEKILSYVGLKNLK
- a CDS encoding ATP-dependent DNA helicase, with amino-acid sequence MTRSLCDAQEECTETQKEAVKYDEGPLLIVAGPGTGKTRVIIEKVAYLIKKENVDPGSILVITFTEKAAEELKNRLRKCVGLDVERMQVSTIHSFCNRILREYSEYHDLGAGFDILDNDDQLIFIRSHFYKLGLNKYIRMGEAPDVITFFNECSENCIDPEELKEALKREHPDNGRYHGFCDCYAKYLDLLKKEGKIDFPGLQRNAVELLESNEKVKEDLRTRFKYILIDEYQDTNPIQERLFELLASGNICVVGDEDQSIYGFRGSTVENIRSFEDKFNAHTIFLDENFRSRAGIIKIADEFMNKSRYYKKRIKAKRNGGYDVILLESRDAHDEARRIVRLLKNLKRDGIIPDYGHVALLFKSVRYHAGKIIGELEKEGVPYTIRGDGSFLDRDEIKSILYFLGYVNPPRYKNFRRWDWWNISMFDGEFLGLSRETKNALKGFGKTFKLSSLLDEESFKEAGIKEPADIKKLLGLNRLKEKIKKEPMSILEIFYKLLDITGYLGRLIEDDSYESRVKLLNLAKLSSIIKKYERTHARPSVQDFMWYLYLLPKHMQYDGETLDTPDSVKIMTIHQAKGLEFPVVIICSVVNGRFPRQGADNRSFVPIPEHLKLSQGDVGDEERRLFYVAMTRAQDILIISTAQRIRTRKVGYSPFIKELVRECELEWGCKRVEKCVERSLREDNIMTVNFSSLHTYEECPFRYMMIYHYGFIYPETRMQVYGKILHNCLEMLHKKMKKGEKVDIREIVETCWRSDKFKEKLEKQLKNYYNKNKDYIKRVIAVEEPFSIPKDDIIIRGRTDLIIENKDGEIELVDFKAREKAGIEYMGVDFQLRTYEYALSDKYKFDKLTAYTIKDNERTSFKPDPEHRIKNKIENIVDSIKNEKFKPKENYFCKFCIFQSLCGIQNEGLK
- a CDS encoding GAF domain-containing protein; its protein translation is MKETEKIADKIKEASTVKEAANIIYKELKKLTGSKCCYVAYIDPENGDSVAITFTHVTSQCNYYESIKEARFKRPKNGKYGGLLGYSIDTGKSFFTNDPMNHPAVHGTPKGHKPIKRFLSVAVKDKNRILGQIVLGDPPIDYTIEDLKVSEEIGQAYAIILQKFYNGEIPLR